From the genome of Thermomicrobiales bacterium, one region includes:
- a CDS encoding M81 family metallopeptidase, which yields MRIVAAQLSHETNAFSAVRTDMAAFEASSILRGDQILAEERATNSFFGGALAGAEGADVELVPILSVWATPSGMVDGEALATLVAELTQGIQAAEPIDGVLLGLHGAMVSDLDRDADALILEAVREVIGNDRPLVATLDLHANISPRMVDAATLLIGYDTYPHVDMAARAEEACARIVQLVRGEILPAAALVKPPMLPTSQRMTTDRSPMGDLIALAHEWEAKPGMIAVTVAGGFPPADVEEAGLSVLAYADDDPQLAIDAAEEIADLAWTIKDQFLGGVASFAEASEAIQAMEPGTMPLVLVDIGDNPWTGGPGDSVELLRFLLDQHVSNAALALIRDPESVQACIAAGVGNTVRLTLGAKTDRLHGTPIEVDASVRLLSDGHYVNDGPMMAGVSVDLGPTAVVVGGGVEVLVTSRAETPIDLNVFRAHGIDPTTRSLIALKGKGHFRAAFEPIASEVVLVEGPGITGADLSRLPFEHVARPIWPIDIDVDW from the coding sequence ATGCGCATCGTGGCCGCGCAACTCTCGCATGAGACGAATGCCTTCAGCGCGGTGCGCACCGACATGGCCGCGTTCGAGGCATCCAGCATTCTGCGTGGAGACCAGATTCTCGCCGAAGAACGCGCCACCAATTCGTTTTTCGGCGGAGCCTTGGCCGGGGCAGAAGGAGCGGATGTCGAACTCGTCCCGATCCTCTCCGTCTGGGCCACCCCTTCGGGCATGGTCGATGGCGAAGCGCTTGCCACACTCGTCGCGGAACTGACGCAGGGCATCCAGGCTGCCGAACCAATCGACGGTGTTCTGCTCGGCCTGCATGGGGCGATGGTGTCCGATCTGGACCGCGACGCCGATGCGCTGATCCTCGAAGCAGTGCGCGAGGTGATTGGCAACGATCGCCCGCTGGTCGCCACGCTCGACCTGCACGCCAACATTTCCCCCCGCATGGTAGACGCCGCCACGCTGCTGATCGGTTACGACACCTACCCGCACGTCGACATGGCCGCCCGTGCGGAGGAGGCATGCGCGCGCATCGTCCAGCTGGTCCGGGGAGAGATTCTTCCGGCCGCGGCGCTCGTCAAGCCACCCATGCTCCCAACCTCCCAGCGCATGACGACCGACCGCTCCCCCATGGGCGACCTGATTGCCCTGGCGCACGAATGGGAAGCCAAACCAGGCATGATCGCGGTCACGGTCGCCGGCGGGTTCCCCCCAGCCGATGTCGAGGAAGCCGGCCTGAGCGTGCTCGCCTATGCGGACGACGATCCCCAACTTGCCATCGATGCCGCCGAAGAGATCGCCGATCTCGCATGGACGATCAAGGACCAATTCCTCGGCGGCGTGGCGAGCTTCGCCGAAGCCAGCGAAGCCATTCAGGCCATGGAGCCGGGCACGATGCCGCTGGTGCTCGTCGATATCGGCGACAACCCGTGGACCGGCGGACCAGGCGATAGCGTCGAACTGCTGCGCTTCCTGCTGGACCAGCATGTGAGCAACGCGGCGCTTGCCCTGATACGGGATCCTGAGTCGGTTCAGGCATGCATCGCGGCTGGCGTTGGCAACACGGTCCGCCTCACGCTGGGCGCGAAAACCGACCGGCTGCACGGTACGCCCATCGAGGTCGACGCCTCTGTGCGATTGCTATCGGACGGCCACTATGTCAACGACGGTCCGATGATGGCGGGAGTCTCGGTAGATCTTGGTCCGACCGCCGTTGTAGTCGGTGGCGGAGTCGAAGTGCTGGTCACCAGCCGCGCAGAAACCCCGATCGACCTGAATGTCTTCCGCGCGCATGGGATCGATCCAACCACCCGCTCGCTGATCGCGCTCAAAGGCAAGGGTCACTTCCGCGCCGCCTTCGAGCCAATCGCGTCAGAGGTCGTTCTCGTCGAAGGCCCCGGCATCACCGGGGCCGATCTCTCCCGGCTCCCATTCGAGCATGTCGCAAGACCGATTTGGCCAATCGATATCGACGTGGATTGGTAG
- a CDS encoding 3-keto-5-aminohexanoate cleavage protein yields the protein MIDTNANPHVATAGAYERLRLLQNARTIAMVGLSADPMRPSHFAAIYMQSEGYDIIPVNPRFAGQEILGQTVYASLLDIPKDRKVDIVDVFRKPEDVPAVLDEAIQIGAPVFWMQLGIVNEDAADRASGWHGRRHEPLRQDRARAFLWRAQSGRHEHRCHHLTTDDRLMLPPLDPPALNQPLIISAALTGSWPTKEQNPNLPVTEEEIAEAAVEAAAAGAAIVHLHVRNEHGKVTCDPARYAKARDLIRAAGSDVIINMSTGGGAGQTTDEQRAEPVTLSPEIASFDCGSLNFGAGVFVNSPSFLGKLAASMIEFGVRPEIECFEPGHVANGLRFIQDSAIEPPYWFQMVLGVRGGSPGTIQQLVNMVQMLPPGAIWSACGIGRSQLPLGIAAMSMGGHVRTGLEDNLWYHKGELAQSNAQLVARLVRIAGELGRPVATPSEARAILGIPQLG from the coding sequence ATGATCGATACCAATGCCAATCCGCACGTCGCCACCGCGGGCGCATACGAGCGGTTGCGGCTCCTGCAGAACGCCAGGACGATCGCCATGGTCGGGCTTTCCGCCGATCCCATGCGCCCGAGCCATTTCGCGGCGATCTACATGCAATCCGAGGGCTACGACATCATTCCGGTGAATCCGCGGTTTGCTGGACAAGAGATCCTGGGGCAAACCGTCTATGCCTCGTTGCTCGATATTCCCAAGGACCGCAAAGTCGATATCGTCGACGTCTTCCGGAAACCCGAAGATGTGCCTGCGGTGCTCGATGAGGCGATCCAGATCGGCGCTCCGGTCTTCTGGATGCAGCTCGGCATCGTCAACGAAGACGCTGCAGACCGGGCCAGCGGCTGGCATGGACGTCGTCATGAACCGTTGCGTCAAGATCGAGCACGCGCGTTTCTTTGGAGGGCTCAATCTGGTCGGCATGAACACCGGTGTCATCACCTCACGACGGACGATCGGCTGATGCTTCCACCGCTCGATCCTCCCGCCCTCAACCAGCCGCTCATCATCTCGGCCGCGCTCACCGGTTCCTGGCCAACCAAAGAGCAGAATCCGAACCTGCCAGTTACCGAGGAAGAGATTGCCGAAGCTGCGGTCGAGGCGGCCGCGGCCGGAGCCGCGATCGTCCACCTGCACGTCCGCAACGAGCATGGCAAAGTCACGTGCGATCCGGCGCGCTACGCGAAAGCGCGCGACCTCATTCGTGCCGCGGGCTCCGATGTCATCATCAATATGAGCACCGGTGGCGGAGCCGGCCAAACGACCGATGAGCAACGAGCCGAACCCGTCACGCTCTCCCCGGAGATTGCTTCCTTCGATTGCGGTTCGCTCAACTTTGGCGCGGGTGTTTTCGTCAACTCGCCGAGCTTTCTGGGCAAGCTTGCGGCATCGATGATCGAGTTCGGCGTGCGTCCGGAAATCGAATGCTTCGAGCCGGGTCACGTCGCGAACGGACTGCGATTCATTCAGGACAGCGCCATCGAGCCGCCCTATTGGTTTCAGATGGTGCTCGGAGTGCGCGGTGGTTCACCGGGAACCATCCAGCAACTCGTCAACATGGTGCAGATGCTCCCACCGGGAGCGATCTGGTCCGCGTGCGGCATTGGCCGGTCGCAATTGCCGCTGGGAATCGCCGCCATGTCCATGGGCGGCCATGTGCGCACCGGCTTGGAGGACAATCTCTGGTACCACAAGGGCGAGCTGGCGCAGAGCAACGCGCAACTCGTCGCCCGGCTCGTCCGCATCGCGGGAGAACTGGGACGCCCGGTCGCCACACCCAGCGAAGCGCGCGCCATCCTGGGTATTCCGCAACTGGGTTGA
- a CDS encoding O-acetylhomoserine aminocarboxypropyltransferase/cysteine synthase family protein, with translation MDQTHPSSNGRVSNPANAAHEARTEDDHIFGFDTLAVHAGQRPDPTTGARAMPLYQTTSYVFEDTDHAAELFALQRFGNIYSRIMNPTTAAFEERVAALEGGVGALAVASGQAAQFTALTTILAPGDQVVSSSALYGGTYTQFDITLRHWGIDVVFVDPSDPENFRKAITPKTKALYGETIGNPRIDVFDISAVAEIAHEFGLPLIIDNTFASPALCRPLDHGADIVVHSATKYIGGHGTSIGGVIVESGRFPWSNGNFPGMTEPSPGYHGIMFAETFGEYGYLMKARVENLRDLGPALSPFNSWMFLQGLETLPLRMERHSRNAEVVAAWLQEHPLVNWVSYPGLPDSPYRALAEKYLPKGCGGMMTFGIEGGRAAGARFIESLTLISHLANVGDAKSLIIHPGSTTHQQLTDEQQISAGVSPDLIRFSVGIEDTDDIVWDLDRALRRSQAANLNSVGAAR, from the coding sequence GTGGACCAGACCCATCCCTCCAGCAATGGCCGCGTATCCAATCCGGCCAATGCCGCGCACGAAGCCCGCACCGAGGACGACCACATCTTTGGGTTCGACACCCTGGCGGTGCATGCCGGCCAACGGCCCGACCCCACCACCGGCGCGCGCGCCATGCCGCTCTATCAGACGACATCGTACGTTTTCGAGGACACCGATCACGCCGCGGAGCTCTTCGCTTTACAGCGGTTTGGCAATATCTACAGCCGAATCATGAATCCGACCACAGCCGCGTTCGAAGAACGCGTCGCGGCGCTGGAAGGCGGAGTCGGCGCGCTTGCGGTCGCGTCCGGTCAGGCGGCCCAGTTCACCGCCCTGACGACCATCCTCGCGCCCGGTGACCAGGTGGTCTCATCGTCGGCGCTCTACGGCGGCACCTACACCCAGTTCGATATCACCCTGCGCCATTGGGGAATCGATGTCGTTTTTGTCGATCCGTCCGACCCGGAGAACTTCCGCAAGGCAATCACGCCAAAGACGAAGGCGCTCTATGGGGAGACCATCGGCAATCCACGCATCGACGTGTTCGATATCAGCGCGGTGGCCGAAATCGCGCATGAATTCGGGTTGCCGCTCATCATCGACAACACCTTTGCCAGTCCCGCGCTCTGCCGGCCACTCGATCATGGCGCCGATATCGTGGTCCATTCCGCCACCAAGTACATCGGTGGCCACGGAACCTCGATTGGCGGGGTCATCGTGGAGTCAGGCCGCTTCCCCTGGAGCAATGGCAACTTCCCCGGTATGACCGAACCGTCACCCGGCTACCACGGCATCATGTTCGCCGAGACGTTCGGCGAGTACGGCTACCTCATGAAAGCCCGAGTCGAGAACTTGCGCGATCTCGGACCCGCGCTCAGTCCATTCAACTCCTGGATGTTCCTGCAGGGACTGGAGACCCTCCCGTTGCGCATGGAACGCCATTCTCGCAATGCCGAAGTCGTGGCCGCCTGGCTGCAAGAGCATCCGTTGGTCAATTGGGTCAGCTACCCAGGGTTGCCAGATAGCCCGTATCGCGCGCTCGCAGAGAAGTACCTCCCAAAGGGATGTGGCGGGATGATGACCTTTGGCATCGAAGGCGGACGCGCCGCCGGAGCCCGTTTCATCGAATCGCTGACGCTCATCTCGCATCTGGCGAATGTTGGGGACGCCAAATCGCTCATCATCCACCCAGGGAGCACCACCCACCAGCAATTGACGGACGAGCAGCAGATCTCTGCCGGAGTCAGTCCTGACCTCATTCGGTTCTCGGTTGGGATCGAGGACACCGACGACATCGTCTGGGATCTCGACCGCGCGTTGCGCAGGTCGCAGGCCGCCAACCTCAACAGCGTGGGAGCCGCACGATGA
- a CDS encoding urease accessory protein UreD, which translates to MTDTNNSLTRDDPRYFLPVPVPREFAQYDTVVYGAGAGGHGKRGLMDLEFERRGERTVRSRYSYHPPLQMFQPIYLDPHRPDMPFAMLLQNGGGMLQGDRYRIDIHCKPGAAAHITTQSHGKLYKCEENFVTQFVGITAEAGSFLEFLPDTMIPYRDARFFQHMAIRVEPSATVIVGDILAPGRTAHNDEQHQYALFLSQLEVTDLHGKLLVADTIKLEPSRCSPKSPAVLGEMDAVGVLYIFTRKIPGAALVNALRNALDEHESTISGVSTLPNDAGASVRILGVSAYAVERARTIAWDAARRMLFGVPAPNLRKA; encoded by the coding sequence ATGACGGATACAAACAATAGCCTGACCCGGGACGATCCCCGGTACTTCTTGCCAGTTCCGGTACCGCGCGAGTTCGCCCAGTACGACACGGTGGTCTACGGCGCCGGCGCGGGAGGGCATGGCAAACGCGGACTGATGGATCTCGAGTTCGAGCGCCGCGGTGAGCGCACCGTCCGGTCCCGGTATAGCTATCATCCGCCGCTCCAGATGTTTCAGCCGATCTATCTCGATCCGCATCGGCCGGATATGCCTTTCGCCATGCTCTTGCAAAACGGCGGCGGCATGTTGCAAGGCGATCGCTACCGGATCGACATCCACTGCAAGCCAGGAGCCGCGGCGCATATCACAACCCAATCGCATGGCAAGCTTTACAAGTGCGAAGAGAATTTCGTCACTCAATTCGTGGGCATCACCGCCGAGGCCGGGAGTTTCCTCGAATTCTTGCCCGACACCATGATTCCCTATCGTGACGCGCGGTTCTTTCAGCACATGGCCATACGTGTCGAGCCCTCAGCAACAGTCATCGTCGGTGACATTCTGGCGCCCGGGCGGACGGCCCATAACGATGAGCAACATCAGTACGCGCTCTTTCTTTCCCAACTGGAGGTTACCGATTTGCACGGCAAACTGCTGGTAGCCGACACGATCAAGCTGGAGCCATCCCGATGTTCGCCCAAGAGTCCGGCCGTCCTCGGCGAGATGGACGCAGTCGGTGTGCTCTACATCTTCACCCGCAAGATCCCCGGTGCCGCGCTGGTCAATGCCTTACGCAACGCACTGGACGAGCACGAGTCAACCATCAGCGGGGTGAGCACATTGCCCAACGATGCCGGCGCCTCAGTGCGCATATTGGGCGTCAGCGCATATGCCGTCGAGCGAGCCCGGACCATCGCCTGGGACGCGGCTCGGCGGATGTTGTTCGGCGTTCCTGCTCCAAACCTAAGAAAAGCCTGA
- the ureG gene encoding urease accessory protein UreG, translating to MTDSTERTVFKVGVGGPVGSGKTALIEALVPMVIERGFSPVVVTNDIYTQLDAEHVRSALDGILSADRVVGVETGSCPHTAVRDDPTANIAAMDELIEKFPDADLLFLESGGDNLTLTFSPTLVDAYIFVIDVAEGDDIPRKKGPGITHSDLLVINKVDLAPYVRVNLDVMRSGAEAARPDGQPWVMTNSLTGDGLDEVLAFIVETSKSGRSEEVRQLLDALPPHDHSHEHDHHHTHEHAHSHA from the coding sequence ATGACTGACAGCACGGAACGCACCGTCTTCAAAGTTGGAGTGGGAGGGCCGGTCGGCTCGGGCAAGACCGCGCTCATCGAAGCCCTTGTTCCCATGGTGATCGAACGCGGATTCAGCCCGGTTGTCGTTACCAACGATATCTACACCCAACTCGACGCCGAGCATGTGCGCTCGGCGCTCGATGGCATCCTCTCGGCTGACCGGGTGGTGGGCGTCGAAACAGGTTCTTGCCCGCATACCGCCGTGCGCGACGATCCGACGGCAAATATTGCCGCCATGGATGAGTTGATCGAAAAGTTCCCTGACGCCGACCTCCTCTTTCTCGAAAGCGGCGGCGACAACCTCACACTCACGTTCAGCCCAACCCTTGTCGATGCGTATATCTTCGTCATCGACGTTGCGGAAGGCGACGATATCCCCCGCAAGAAAGGCCCGGGGATCACCCACTCCGATCTGCTCGTCATCAACAAGGTCGACTTGGCACCCTACGTCCGTGTGAACCTCGATGTGATGCGCTCTGGAGCGGAAGCCGCCCGCCCTGATGGTCAACCATGGGTGATGACCAACAGCCTGACTGGCGATGGTCTGGACGAGGTGCTGGCCTTCATTGTCGAGACCAGCAAGAGCGGCCGTTCTGAAGAAGTCCGCCAGTTGTTGGATGCGCTGCCACCGCATGACCACAGCCACGAGCACGACCATCATCACACGCACGAACACGCTCATTCGCACGCTTGA
- a CDS encoding urease accessory UreF family protein, with protein sequence MQLADSFFPSGLFTLSHGLETFAQAGLLTPATLASTVAELLRASVGPTDAAGMALAMRAARDGQMDEVARIDHRLTAMKICREPRETSTRLGRQLLGISRDVFDSELARDYLELVNERRAPGNQVIALALLKTTLGVPIPEAVAGELYSFAASCVSATVRMSVIDHRNAQRILLLLQPVIESATADALDRSLHELGGSAPFVELMSMRHETAELRLFSS encoded by the coding sequence ATGCAACTGGCCGACTCCTTTTTCCCGAGCGGGCTCTTCACGCTATCTCACGGGCTCGAGACATTCGCGCAGGCCGGTCTGCTGACACCGGCAACTCTGGCCAGTACGGTTGCCGAGCTGCTTCGGGCAAGTGTCGGTCCGACCGACGCCGCGGGCATGGCATTGGCGATGCGCGCGGCGCGTGATGGCCAAATGGACGAAGTTGCCAGGATCGATCATCGCTTGACCGCTATGAAGATCTGCCGGGAACCTCGCGAGACATCCACGCGCCTTGGCCGGCAGTTGCTGGGAATCTCGCGGGATGTATTCGACAGTGAACTCGCCAGAGACTACTTGGAACTCGTCAACGAGCGGCGTGCTCCCGGGAATCAGGTGATTGCGCTCGCGTTGCTGAAGACGACGCTCGGAGTTCCGATTCCGGAGGCGGTCGCTGGCGAACTCTATTCGTTCGCCGCCAGTTGCGTCAGCGCCACCGTGCGCATGTCGGTCATCGATCATCGCAATGCCCAGCGCATCCTGCTGCTCTTGCAACCTGTCATCGAGTCCGCGACGGCCGATGCGCTCGACCGATCGCTGCATGAGCTCGGTGGATCGGCGCCGTTTGTCGAGCTCATGTCGATGCGGCACGAAACGGCCGAACTACGCCTCTTCTCTTCTTGA
- the ureC gene encoding urease subunit alpha — protein sequence MVSIPRSQYADMYGPTTGDKVQLADTNLIIEIEKDFTVYGDENQYGGGKSARDGMGLKSGATHASGALDLVITNAIIIDPVQGVVKADIGIRNGLIAGIGKSGNPDVMAGVHPDLVTSANTEVISAEGQIVTAAGIDSHIHMISPQQAFSALSNGITTHIGGGVGPTDGTNGTTCTPGPWNIQRMLAAYEGIPVNVGLLGKGNSSLPETLVEQIEAGVCGLKVHEDHGTTAAVIDCALSVAEQYDAQVCIHTDSLNEAGFVEDTMSAIDGRTIHTYHTEGAGGGHAPDIIKIAGQPWALPSSTNPTLPYTVNSVAELLDMVMVCHHLNPKVPEDVSFAESRVRAETISAETVFHDMGIISMISADSQAMGRCGENFTRAFQMAHLGKERRGPLPEDASGNDNFRVLRYLSKVTINPAITHGIAHTVGSIEVGKLADLVVWPLWSFAAKPRLVVKGGLVSWAQMGDPNASLPTPQPIYYRPMFGAFGLANQLGRVNFMTQASLDAGVPERLGLQSQCVAVKGCRNVSKYDLRYNDKTPEIEVDPETFKVTVDGVHAHIDPAEALPLTQLYYLV from the coding sequence ATGGTTTCGATTCCTCGTAGCCAGTATGCGGACATGTACGGCCCGACCACGGGCGACAAGGTTCAACTCGCAGACACCAATCTGATCATCGAAATCGAAAAGGATTTCACGGTCTACGGTGACGAAAACCAATACGGCGGCGGAAAATCCGCACGCGACGGCATGGGCCTCAAATCCGGTGCAACGCACGCGTCCGGCGCGCTCGATCTGGTGATCACCAATGCGATCATCATCGACCCAGTGCAGGGCGTCGTGAAAGCCGACATTGGCATCCGCAACGGACTCATCGCCGGTATCGGAAAATCCGGCAATCCGGACGTGATGGCGGGAGTCCATCCCGATCTCGTCACCTCCGCTAACACAGAAGTGATCTCCGCGGAAGGACAGATCGTCACCGCCGCCGGAATCGACAGCCATATCCACATGATCTCACCCCAGCAGGCGTTCTCGGCACTGTCGAACGGGATCACCACCCATATCGGCGGTGGCGTCGGCCCGACCGATGGCACGAACGGAACGACCTGCACTCCGGGTCCATGGAACATTCAGCGCATGCTGGCGGCCTACGAGGGTATACCGGTCAATGTCGGGCTCCTCGGCAAAGGCAACAGCTCGCTGCCAGAAACTCTGGTTGAACAGATCGAAGCCGGTGTCTGCGGTCTGAAGGTGCACGAGGACCATGGCACAACGGCGGCTGTGATCGACTGCGCGCTCAGCGTCGCGGAGCAATACGACGCGCAAGTGTGCATCCACACCGACTCACTAAATGAGGCCGGGTTTGTGGAAGACACGATGAGCGCCATCGACGGCCGCACCATCCACACCTATCACACAGAGGGTGCTGGCGGAGGCCACGCTCCAGACATCATCAAGATCGCCGGCCAACCCTGGGCGTTGCCATCCTCGACCAATCCAACCTTGCCCTATACGGTGAACTCCGTGGCCGAGCTGCTCGACATGGTGATGGTCTGCCACCATCTCAACCCGAAGGTCCCGGAAGATGTCTCGTTCGCTGAAAGTCGCGTGCGCGCCGAGACGATCTCGGCCGAGACCGTTTTCCACGATATGGGCATCATCTCGATGATCTCTGCCGACTCGCAAGCTATGGGCCGCTGCGGCGAGAACTTCACTCGCGCCTTCCAAATGGCCCATCTTGGCAAGGAGCGGCGCGGGCCGTTGCCGGAAGACGCGTCCGGAAACGACAACTTCCGTGTCTTGCGCTACCTCTCGAAGGTCACGATCAATCCCGCCATCACCCATGGCATCGCCCACACCGTCGGGTCGATCGAAGTCGGCAAGCTGGCCGACCTGGTCGTCTGGCCACTCTGGTCGTTTGCAGCCAAGCCGCGACTGGTCGTCAAAGGTGGACTCGTCTCATGGGCGCAGATGGGCGATCCCAATGCGTCGCTGCCGACGCCGCAGCCGATCTACTACCGCCCGATGTTCGGCGCGTTTGGCCTGGCGAATCAGCTTGGCCGCGTGAACTTCATGACTCAGGCATCGCTCGACGCCGGTGTGCCGGAACGACTGGGCCTGCAATCCCAATGTGTGGCTGTGAAGGGCTGCCGTAACGTTTCCAAGTACGATTTGCGCTACAACGACAAGACACCGGAGATCGAAGTCGATCCCGAGACGTTCAAGGTCACCGTAGACGGCGTGCATGCGCACATCGATCCTGCGGAAGCACTACCGTTGACGCAACTCTACTATCTCGTTTAG
- a CDS encoding urease subunit beta: MGTIPGQIFFADGDIEINAGRRTVRLTVKNTGDRAAQIGSHFHFFEVNRALEFDRPQAMGMHLNIPAGTSVRFEPGQERVVELVEYSGMKRAIGFNGLTMGSTTGKWDVKLAIDKANSLDFRSAPESQMESEAKAAAAAAKKAAGKTKKGSN; the protein is encoded by the coding sequence ATGGGAACCATTCCTGGACAAATTTTCTTCGCTGACGGCGATATCGAGATCAATGCTGGACGGCGAACGGTCAGGCTCACGGTAAAGAACACCGGAGACCGGGCCGCGCAAATCGGCTCGCACTTTCACTTCTTCGAAGTGAATCGCGCGCTCGAGTTCGACCGTCCGCAGGCGATGGGCATGCATCTCAATATCCCTGCCGGAACGTCGGTCCGCTTCGAACCGGGCCAGGAGCGCGTGGTCGAACTTGTCGAATACTCCGGAATGAAGCGCGCCATCGGGTTCAACGGCCTGACGATGGGCAGCACGACTGGCAAATGGGATGTCAAGCTCGCAATCGACAAGGCGAACTCGCTCGACTTCCGCTCCGCGCCAGAATCGCAGATGGAATCGGAGGCCAAAGCCGCCGCCGCCGCCGCAAAGAAGGCCGCTGGCAAGACGAAGAAAGGAAGCAACTGA
- a CDS encoding urease subunit gamma codes for MNLAPREIDKLIVYQVADLARKRMARGTKLNYSEAVALVTEAILEGARDGKSVTDCMEIGTKVLSRDQVMAGVPELIPLIQVEATFPDGTKLVSCHTPIA; via the coding sequence GTGAATCTCGCACCTCGAGAGATCGACAAACTCATCGTCTATCAAGTCGCCGACCTCGCACGCAAACGCATGGCACGCGGGACCAAGCTGAACTACTCCGAGGCGGTTGCCCTTGTCACGGAAGCGATTCTCGAGGGCGCGCGCGACGGAAAGAGCGTGACTGACTGCATGGAGATTGGCACCAAGGTGCTCAGCCGCGATCAGGTGATGGCAGGAGTGCCTGAGCTCATTCCTCTGATCCAGGTAGAGGCCACCTTCCCGGACGGCACGAAACTGGTGTCGTGCCATACGCCAATAGCCTGA
- a CDS encoding urea transporter, with protein MSASRSPMERWESVASANPILRFVDAVLRGFGQVMFQNSPITGLFFLAGLFVGGWEFGFYALFACVVSTGTAYWLGVPQDAIGAGLYGYNGVLVGVALAFYLDDSWMLVPYVLLGAFAACIASAAIGNLLGTWQIPALTGPFVVTIWLFALGIYGFSQVEAGPNSQAPALPTLMESGRASLNFTNFYEGLFKGVSEVFFQNSIWVGIIFLIGIFLSSQIDTAMALLGSLIGLSAGWFLGVDQNSLALGLMGYNGVLTMIALAGLFYELDASSIIVAAIAVIVSVVVAIALTAFTAPYGAHIYTAPFVLTTYGFIAAKPFLHRLRAVAPADASTPEGEINLYRRVHWWAKKKG; from the coding sequence TTGAGTGCATCTCGATCGCCAATGGAGCGCTGGGAATCGGTAGCTTCAGCCAACCCGATCCTCCGATTTGTCGATGCCGTCCTGCGCGGCTTCGGGCAAGTCATGTTCCAGAACAGCCCGATTACGGGACTGTTCTTCCTGGCCGGCCTCTTTGTCGGCGGTTGGGAGTTTGGTTTCTACGCGCTGTTTGCATGCGTCGTAAGCACCGGAACAGCCTATTGGCTTGGTGTGCCGCAGGATGCTATTGGCGCTGGACTTTACGGATATAACGGCGTTCTTGTCGGCGTCGCGCTCGCCTTCTATTTGGACGACAGTTGGATGCTCGTACCGTATGTCCTTCTCGGCGCATTTGCGGCGTGCATTGCTTCGGCGGCGATCGGCAACCTGCTCGGAACCTGGCAGATTCCAGCCCTGACCGGACCATTCGTGGTCACGATCTGGCTCTTCGCACTCGGAATCTATGGCTTTTCCCAGGTCGAAGCCGGCCCAAACTCTCAAGCGCCTGCGTTGCCCACCCTGATGGAAAGCGGCCGCGCATCGCTCAATTTCACCAACTTCTATGAAGGGCTCTTCAAAGGCGTCTCCGAAGTCTTCTTTCAGAACAGTATCTGGGTCGGCATCATCTTCCTCATCGGAATCTTTCTCTCGAGTCAGATCGACACGGCCATGGCCCTGCTGGGCAGCCTGATCGGGCTTTCAGCCGGATGGTTCCTTGGCGTCGATCAGAACTCCCTTGCACTTGGATTGATGGGGTACAACGGCGTATTGACCATGATCGCCTTGGCCGGGCTCTTTTATGAATTGGACGCGAGTTCGATCATCGTCGCGGCTATTGCGGTGATTGTCTCCGTCGTGGTTGCAATCGCGCTGACCGCGTTCACCGCGCCGTACGGAGCGCATATCTACACTGCCCCGTTCGTTCTCACGACATACGGATTCATTGCCGCCAAACCGTTCTTGCATCGGCTGCGAGCAGTCGCACCGGCGGACGCGTCCACGCCCGAAGGGGAAATCAATCTCTATCGCCGAGTCCATTGGTGGGCCAAAAAGAAAGGTTAG